One Phoenix dactylifera cultivar Barhee BC4 chromosome 14, palm_55x_up_171113_PBpolish2nd_filt_p, whole genome shotgun sequence DNA window includes the following coding sequences:
- the LOC103719805 gene encoding F-box only protein 6 isoform X1, with protein sequence MVIAGTNSLRWHNSKVQVFSSDCRKLRVAKMAEVRPAQRSCRRQNCNISLGASSSNDDSVWKGLPDHLIEAVLKRLPLAPICRFRAVCKGWNSLLTSYRFCQQLAGIPWIYVVIFQKENSGALYDPVERNWYRCIIPHLHGKDVRPLASAGSLICLYDTDNQRLCVANPLKNSVRPLPHPPCLRWPFVEVGMTLNGDNISSGYKIVSLGTGGSYVIYDSLQNNWIHRGRLPSVCLPLSFVPGSKVVSIGCKVYFLRIKPDGLISYNMDNDIWEQFFVQLPSNLSDYSLAEGEGKLLLLEATSGRTCRLQVFELQNLRWRTVSCTPANFCGEFYKSNVLMQCISNQKLIMVSLSSDILTRIYTYDVLERKWYRDILLPPGMERTKGKQKILLGAAFDSSLTASA encoded by the exons ATGGTCATTGCAG GGACAAATTCTCTTCGTTGGCACAACTCCAAGGTTCAAGTTTTCTCAAGTGACTGTAG GAAATTGAGGGTTGCGAAGATGGCAGAAGTTAGGCCTGCCCAGAGATCCTGCAGAAGACAGAACTGCAATATTTCTCTTGGTGCTTCGAGTTCAAATGATGACTCTGTTTGGAAAGGTTTACCAGACCATCTTATTGAAGCAGTTTTGAAACGACTTCCCTTGGCCCCAATCTGTCGTTTCCGTGCAGTATGTAAAGGTTGGAACTCTTTGCTTACTTCTTACAGGTTCTGCCAACAGCTGGCAGGAATTCCGTGGATATACGttgtaatttttcaaaaagaaaacagCGGAGCGCTGTATGACCCTGTCGAAAGGAATTGGTACCGTTGCATTATTCCCCATCTGCATGGGAAGGATGTCCGTCCTTTGGCTTCTGCTGGTAGCCTTATTTGCTTATATGACACTGACAATCAAAGGCTTTGTGTCGCCAACCCACTTAAGAATTCAGTCAGACCACTTCCACATCCACCCTGTTTGCGTTGGCCATTTGTAGAAGTTGGAATGACTCTGAATGGAGATAACATAAGCAGTGGATACAAAATTGTTTCATTGGGAACCGGTGGGTCTTATGTCATATATGATTCCCTTCAAAATAATTGGATTCATCGTGGTCGGTTACCTTCAGTTTGCCTTCCTCTCTCATTTGTGCCTGGATCAAAGGTTGTATCAATTGGTTGCAAGGTCTACTTTCTGCGTATCAAACCAGATGGTCTGATCTCTTATAATATGGACAATGACATCTGGGAGCAATTCTTTGTCCAACTACCATCTAATCTATCAGATTATTCACTTGCTGAGGGTGAGGGAAAGCTCCTGCTTCTAGAGGCAACATCTGGGAGAACTTGTCGTTTGCAAGTCTTTGAGTTGCAGAATCTGAGGTGGAGAACAGTGAGCTGCACACCAGCAAACTTTTGTGGGGAGTTTTACAAGAGTAATGTTCTGATGCAATGTATAagcaatcaaaagttgattatgGTTTCACTAAGTTCAGACATATTGACCCGAATATATACATATGATGTGCTGGAGAGGAAGTGGTACAGGGATATCTTGCTTCCCCCTGGGATGGAGAGAACAAAAGGGAAGCAGAAGATATTGCTGGGTGCAGCATTCGACTCTAGTCTCACTGCTTCAGCCTGA
- the LOC103719805 gene encoding F-box only protein 6 isoform X2, with translation MAEVRPAQRSCRRQNCNISLGASSSNDDSVWKGLPDHLIEAVLKRLPLAPICRFRAVCKGWNSLLTSYRFCQQLAGIPWIYVVIFQKENSGALYDPVERNWYRCIIPHLHGKDVRPLASAGSLICLYDTDNQRLCVANPLKNSVRPLPHPPCLRWPFVEVGMTLNGDNISSGYKIVSLGTGGSYVIYDSLQNNWIHRGRLPSVCLPLSFVPGSKVVSIGCKVYFLRIKPDGLISYNMDNDIWEQFFVQLPSNLSDYSLAEGEGKLLLLEATSGRTCRLQVFELQNLRWRTVSCTPANFCGEFYKSNVLMQCISNQKLIMVSLSSDILTRIYTYDVLERKWYRDILLPPGMERTKGKQKILLGAAFDSSLTASA, from the coding sequence ATGGCAGAAGTTAGGCCTGCCCAGAGATCCTGCAGAAGACAGAACTGCAATATTTCTCTTGGTGCTTCGAGTTCAAATGATGACTCTGTTTGGAAAGGTTTACCAGACCATCTTATTGAAGCAGTTTTGAAACGACTTCCCTTGGCCCCAATCTGTCGTTTCCGTGCAGTATGTAAAGGTTGGAACTCTTTGCTTACTTCTTACAGGTTCTGCCAACAGCTGGCAGGAATTCCGTGGATATACGttgtaatttttcaaaaagaaaacagCGGAGCGCTGTATGACCCTGTCGAAAGGAATTGGTACCGTTGCATTATTCCCCATCTGCATGGGAAGGATGTCCGTCCTTTGGCTTCTGCTGGTAGCCTTATTTGCTTATATGACACTGACAATCAAAGGCTTTGTGTCGCCAACCCACTTAAGAATTCAGTCAGACCACTTCCACATCCACCCTGTTTGCGTTGGCCATTTGTAGAAGTTGGAATGACTCTGAATGGAGATAACATAAGCAGTGGATACAAAATTGTTTCATTGGGAACCGGTGGGTCTTATGTCATATATGATTCCCTTCAAAATAATTGGATTCATCGTGGTCGGTTACCTTCAGTTTGCCTTCCTCTCTCATTTGTGCCTGGATCAAAGGTTGTATCAATTGGTTGCAAGGTCTACTTTCTGCGTATCAAACCAGATGGTCTGATCTCTTATAATATGGACAATGACATCTGGGAGCAATTCTTTGTCCAACTACCATCTAATCTATCAGATTATTCACTTGCTGAGGGTGAGGGAAAGCTCCTGCTTCTAGAGGCAACATCTGGGAGAACTTGTCGTTTGCAAGTCTTTGAGTTGCAGAATCTGAGGTGGAGAACAGTGAGCTGCACACCAGCAAACTTTTGTGGGGAGTTTTACAAGAGTAATGTTCTGATGCAATGTATAagcaatcaaaagttgattatgGTTTCACTAAGTTCAGACATATTGACCCGAATATATACATATGATGTGCTGGAGAGGAAGTGGTACAGGGATATCTTGCTTCCCCCTGGGATGGAGAGAACAAAAGGGAAGCAGAAGATATTGCTGGGTGCAGCATTCGACTCTAGTCTCACTGCTTCAGCCTGA
- the LOC103719804 gene encoding LOW QUALITY PROTEIN: heavy metal-associated isoprenylated plant protein 7 (The sequence of the model RefSeq protein was modified relative to this genomic sequence to represent the inferred CDS: inserted 1 base in 1 codon) yields the protein MGEEEKNPEEGKKEEKPEEGKKEKKEEAKAEEGKDGGGGGGGGGGEVEKKEGGGEEEKKGEAAPPPPPPEEIVIRVYMHCEGCARKVRRCLKGFEGVEEVQTDCRIHKVVVKGKKAAEDPLKVVERVQRKTGRKVELLTPLPPPKSEKKEEEKKDEKPKPEEKKEEPPVIAVVLKVHMHCEACAQEIKKRILKMKGVQSVEPDLKATLVTVTGVLDPAKLVEYVYKRTGKHAVVVKQEPVEKKPDDEKKAADGKEGGKDEKKADAGGEKAXGEKKDEKEGGGDGGGGEEKEKEGSGGAAEDATAAVAAAGGAAKVVDLMKNELYYYYPRYGVGYAYPPYSYPPPPQIFSDENPNACAVM from the exons ATGGGGGAG gaggagaagaatccggaggaggggaagaaggaggagaagccggaggaggggaagaaggagaagaaggaggaggcgaAGGCGGAGGAAGGGaaggacggcggcggcggcggaggaggaggaggaggggaggtggagaagaaggaaggcggtggggaggaagagaagaagggggAGGCGGCGCCACCGCCCCCGCCGCCGGAAGAGATCGTGATTCGTGTCTACATGCACTGCGAGGGCTGCGCCCGGAAGGTGAGGCGCTGCTTAAAAGGATTCGAAG GTGTGGAGGAGGTGCAGACAGACTGCCGGATCCACAAGGTGGTGGTGAAGGGGAAGAAGGCGGCGGAGGATCCGCTGAAGGTGGTGGAAAGAGTCCAGAGGAAGACGGGCCGCAAGGTGGAGCTTCTCACTCCCCTGCCGCCACCCAAgtcggagaagaaagaagaggagaagaaggatgagAAGCCCaagccggaggagaagaaggaggag CCACCGGTGATAGCAGTGGTGCTCAAGGTTCACATGCATTGCGAGGCCTGCGCCCAGGAGATTAAGAAAAGGATCCTAAAGATGaaag GGGTCCAGTCGGTGGAGCCGGATCTGAAGGCCACGCTGGTCACGGTGACCGGGGTGCTCGACCCGGCGAAGCTGGTGGAGTACGTCTACAAGCGGACGGGGAAGCACGCGGTGGTCGTGAAGCAGGAGCCGGTGGAGAAGAAGCCGGACGACGAGAAGAAGGCCGCCGACGGCAAGGAGGGCGGCAAGGACGAGAAGAAGGCCGACGCTGGCGGCGAGAAGG gaggggagaagaaagacgAGAAGGAGGGCGGCGGAGACGGCGGAGgcggagaggagaaggagaaggagggcaGCGGTGGAGCGGCGGAGGACGCCACGGCGGCGGTGGCTGCCGCCGGCGGCGCCGCAAAGGTGGTGGATTTGATGAAGAACGAGTTATACTACTACTATCCGAGATACGGAGTGGGATACGCGTATCCCCCGTACTCGTATCCCCCTCCTCCTCAGATCTTTAGCGATGAGAACCCCAACGCGTGTGCCGTGATGTGA